A genomic window from Enoplosus armatus isolate fEnoArm2 chromosome 20, fEnoArm2.hap1, whole genome shotgun sequence includes:
- the sox9a gene encoding transcription factor SOX-9a isoform X2, whose amino-acid sequence MNLLDPYLKMTEEQDKCLSDAPSPSMSEDSAGSPCPSGSGSDTENTRPSENGLLRADGDFKKDEEDKFPACIRDAVSQVLKGYDWTLVPMPVRVNGSSKNKPHVKRPMNAFMVWAQAARRKLADQYPHLHNAELSKTLGKLWRLLNEGEKRPFVEEAERLRVQHKKDHPDYKYQPRRRKSVKNGQSESEDGSEQTHISPNAIFKALQQADSPASSMGEVHSPGEHTGSQGPPTPPTTPKTDVSSGKMDLKREGGLRSLAEGPGGRQLNIDFRDVDIGELSSDVISHIETFDVNEFDQYLPPNGHPGSATGPGNTTPVSYTGSYIAWMAKSQNQQGQQQQQQQQHTLTTLGSGGGGSEAAQSQHRTQIKTEQLSPSHYSEQQGSPQHVAYSPFNLQHYSPSSSYPAISRAQQYDYPEHQGGSTAAAAASYYSHAGAGQGSGLYSTFSYMSSPSQRPMYTPIADNTGVPSIPQSSPQHWEQAPVYTQLTRP is encoded by the exons ATGAATCTCCTCGACCCGTACCTGAAGATGACGGAGGAACAAGACAAGTGTCTCTCTGATGCCCCGAGCCCGAGCATGTCCGAGGACTCCGCGGGCTCTCCGTGCCCATCCGGCTCGGGCTCCGACACCGAGAATACCCGGCCGTCAGAGAACGGGCTGCTCCGGGCGGACGGAGACTTCAAGAAGGACGAGGAAGATAAGTTTCCCGCGTGCATCCGCGACGCCGTGTCCCAGGTGCTCAAGGGCTACGACTGGACCCTCGTGCCTATGCCAGTGCGCGTAAACGGATCCTCTAAGAACAAGCCTCACGTTAAGAGACCGATGAATGCCTTCATGGTGTGGGCTCAGGCTGCGCGCAGGAAGCTGGCGGACCAGTACCCACACCTGCACAACGCGGAGCTGAGCAAGACTCTGGGGAAACTCTGGAG ACTTCTCAACGAAGGCGAGAAGCGGCCGTTTGTGGAGGAGGCCGAGCGGCTCCGGGTGCAGCACAAGAAGGATCACCCGGACTACAAATACCAGCCCCGGCGGAGGAAGTCGGTGAAGAACGGGCAGAGCGAGTCGGAGGACGGCAGCGAGCAGACGCACATTTCCCCCAACGCCATCTTCAAAGCTCTCCAGCAGGCGGACTCCCCGGCCTCCAGCATGGGAGAGGTGCACTCTCCGGGTGAGCACACAG GCTCCCAGGGGCCCCCTACCCCTCCCACCACCCCAAAGACTGATGTCAGCTCAGGCAAAATGGACCTTAAGCGTGAAGGTGGCCTCCGCTCTCTGGCCGAGGGCCCTGGCGGGCGCCAGCTCAACATCGACTTCCGCGACGTGGACATCGGGGAGCTGAGCAGCGACGTCATCTCCCACATTGAGACCTTTGATGTCAACGAGTTCGACCAGTACCTCCCACCCAACGGGCACCCTGGTTCTGCCACCGGCCCTGGCAACACCACGCCAGTCAGCTACACCGGCTCCTACA TCGCCTGGATGGCCAAAAGCCAAAATCAGcagggacagcagcagcagcagcagcagcagcacacccTGACCACCCTGGGGAGCGGTGGCGGCGGCTCAGAGGCAGCTCAGTCCCAGCACAGGACCCAGATCAAGACGGAGCAGCTGAGCCCGAGCcactacagtgagcagcaggGCTCCCCGCAGCACGTCGCCTACAGCCCCTTCAACCTGCAGCACTacagcccctcctcctcctacccGGCCATCTCCAGGGCGCAGCAGTACGACTACCCCGAGCACCAGGGGGGCagcaccgccgccgccgccgcctcctaCTACAGCCACGCGGGGGCGGGGCAGGGCTCGGGGCTGTACTCGACTTTCAGCTACATGAGCAGCCCCAGCCAGAGGCCCATGTATACGCCCATAGCCGACAACACAGGGGTGCCCTCCATCCCTCAGAGCAGCCCACAGCACTGGGAGCAGGCTCCGGTTTACACCCAGCTCACCAGGCCCTGA
- the sox9a gene encoding transcription factor SOX-9a isoform X4 gives MNLLDPYLKMTEEQDKCLSDAPSPSMSEDSAGSPCPSGSGSDTENTRPSENGLLRADGDFKKDEEDKFPACIRDAVSQVLKGYDWTLVPMPVRVNGSSKNKPHVKRPMNAFMVWAQAARRKLADQYPHLHNAELSKTLGKLWRLLNEGEKRPFVEEAERLRVQHKKDHPDYKYQPRRRKSVKNGQSESEDGSEQTHISPNAIFKALQQADSPASSMGEVHSPGEHTGSQGPPTPPTTPKTDVSSGKMDLKREGGLRSLAEGPGGRQLNIDFRDVDIGELSSDVISHIETFDVNEFDQYLPPNGHPGSATGPGNTTPVSYTVAWMAKSQNQQGQQQQQQQQHTLTTLGSGGGGSEAAQSQHRTQIKTEQLSPSHYSEQQGSPQHVAYSPFNLQHYSPSSSYPAISRAQQYDYPEHQGGSTAAAAASYYSHAGAGQGSGLYSTFSYMSSPSQRPMYTPIADNTGVPSIPQSSPQHWEQAPVYTQLTRP, from the exons ATGAATCTCCTCGACCCGTACCTGAAGATGACGGAGGAACAAGACAAGTGTCTCTCTGATGCCCCGAGCCCGAGCATGTCCGAGGACTCCGCGGGCTCTCCGTGCCCATCCGGCTCGGGCTCCGACACCGAGAATACCCGGCCGTCAGAGAACGGGCTGCTCCGGGCGGACGGAGACTTCAAGAAGGACGAGGAAGATAAGTTTCCCGCGTGCATCCGCGACGCCGTGTCCCAGGTGCTCAAGGGCTACGACTGGACCCTCGTGCCTATGCCAGTGCGCGTAAACGGATCCTCTAAGAACAAGCCTCACGTTAAGAGACCGATGAATGCCTTCATGGTGTGGGCTCAGGCTGCGCGCAGGAAGCTGGCGGACCAGTACCCACACCTGCACAACGCGGAGCTGAGCAAGACTCTGGGGAAACTCTGGAG ACTTCTCAACGAAGGCGAGAAGCGGCCGTTTGTGGAGGAGGCCGAGCGGCTCCGGGTGCAGCACAAGAAGGATCACCCGGACTACAAATACCAGCCCCGGCGGAGGAAGTCGGTGAAGAACGGGCAGAGCGAGTCGGAGGACGGCAGCGAGCAGACGCACATTTCCCCCAACGCCATCTTCAAAGCTCTCCAGCAGGCGGACTCCCCGGCCTCCAGCATGGGAGAGGTGCACTCTCCGGGTGAGCACACAG GCTCCCAGGGGCCCCCTACCCCTCCCACCACCCCAAAGACTGATGTCAGCTCAGGCAAAATGGACCTTAAGCGTGAAGGTGGCCTCCGCTCTCTGGCCGAGGGCCCTGGCGGGCGCCAGCTCAACATCGACTTCCGCGACGTGGACATCGGGGAGCTGAGCAGCGACGTCATCTCCCACATTGAGACCTTTGATGTCAACGAGTTCGACCAGTACCTCCCACCCAACGGGCACCCTGGTTCTGCCACCGGCCCTGGCAACACCACGCCAGTCAGCTACACCG TCGCCTGGATGGCCAAAAGCCAAAATCAGcagggacagcagcagcagcagcagcagcagcacacccTGACCACCCTGGGGAGCGGTGGCGGCGGCTCAGAGGCAGCTCAGTCCCAGCACAGGACCCAGATCAAGACGGAGCAGCTGAGCCCGAGCcactacagtgagcagcaggGCTCCCCGCAGCACGTCGCCTACAGCCCCTTCAACCTGCAGCACTacagcccctcctcctcctacccGGCCATCTCCAGGGCGCAGCAGTACGACTACCCCGAGCACCAGGGGGGCagcaccgccgccgccgccgcctcctaCTACAGCCACGCGGGGGCGGGGCAGGGCTCGGGGCTGTACTCGACTTTCAGCTACATGAGCAGCCCCAGCCAGAGGCCCATGTATACGCCCATAGCCGACAACACAGGGGTGCCCTCCATCCCTCAGAGCAGCCCACAGCACTGGGAGCAGGCTCCGGTTTACACCCAGCTCACCAGGCCCTGA
- the sox9a gene encoding transcription factor SOX-9a isoform X9 has translation MNLLDPYLKMTEEQDKCLSDAPSPSMSEDSAGSPCPSGSGSDTENTRPSENGLLRADGDFKKDEEDKFPACIRDAVSQVLKGYDWTLVPMPVRVNGSSKNKPHVKRPMNAFMVWAQAARRKLADQYPHLHNAELSKTLGKLWRLLNEGEKRPFVEEAERLRVQHKKDHPDYKYQPRRRKSVKNGQSESEDGSEQTHISPNAIFKALQQADSPASSMGEVHSPGEHTGSQGPPTPPTTPKTDVSSGKMDLKREGGLRSLAEGPGGRQLNIDFRDVDIGELSSDVISHIETFDVNEFDQYLPPNGHPGSATGPGNTTPVSYTGSYSISSGAPVSPQAGVAWMAKSQNQQGQQQQQQQQHTLTTLGSGGGGSEAAQSQHRTQIKTEQLSPSHYSEQQGSPQHVAYSPFNLQHYSPSSSYPAISRAQQYDYPEHQGGSTAAAAASYYSHAGAGQGSGLYSTFSYMSSPSQRPMYTPIADNTGVPSIPQSSPQHWEQAPVYTQLTRP, from the exons ATGAATCTCCTCGACCCGTACCTGAAGATGACGGAGGAACAAGACAAGTGTCTCTCTGATGCCCCGAGCCCGAGCATGTCCGAGGACTCCGCGGGCTCTCCGTGCCCATCCGGCTCGGGCTCCGACACCGAGAATACCCGGCCGTCAGAGAACGGGCTGCTCCGGGCGGACGGAGACTTCAAGAAGGACGAGGAAGATAAGTTTCCCGCGTGCATCCGCGACGCCGTGTCCCAGGTGCTCAAGGGCTACGACTGGACCCTCGTGCCTATGCCAGTGCGCGTAAACGGATCCTCTAAGAACAAGCCTCACGTTAAGAGACCGATGAATGCCTTCATGGTGTGGGCTCAGGCTGCGCGCAGGAAGCTGGCGGACCAGTACCCACACCTGCACAACGCGGAGCTGAGCAAGACTCTGGGGAAACTCTGGAG ACTTCTCAACGAAGGCGAGAAGCGGCCGTTTGTGGAGGAGGCCGAGCGGCTCCGGGTGCAGCACAAGAAGGATCACCCGGACTACAAATACCAGCCCCGGCGGAGGAAGTCGGTGAAGAACGGGCAGAGCGAGTCGGAGGACGGCAGCGAGCAGACGCACATTTCCCCCAACGCCATCTTCAAAGCTCTCCAGCAGGCGGACTCCCCGGCCTCCAGCATGGGAGAGGTGCACTCTCCGGGTGAGCACACAG GCTCCCAGGGGCCCCCTACCCCTCCCACCACCCCAAAGACTGATGTCAGCTCAGGCAAAATGGACCTTAAGCGTGAAGGTGGCCTCCGCTCTCTGGCCGAGGGCCCTGGCGGGCGCCAGCTCAACATCGACTTCCGCGACGTGGACATCGGGGAGCTGAGCAGCGACGTCATCTCCCACATTGAGACCTTTGATGTCAACGAGTTCGACCAGTACCTCCCACCCAACGGGCACCCTGGTTCTGCCACCGGCCCTGGCAACACCACGCCAGTCAGCTACACCGGCTCCTACAGCATCAGCAGCGGCGCCCCCGTCAGCCCGCAGGCGGGAGTCGCCTGGATGGCCAAAAGCCAAAATCAGcagggacagcagcagcagcagcagcagcagcacacccTGACCACCCTGGGGAGCGGTGGCGGCGGCTCAGAGGCAGCTCAGTCCCAGCACAGGACCCAGATCAAGACGGAGCAGCTGAGCCCGAGCcactacagtgagcagcaggGCTCCCCGCAGCACGTCGCCTACAGCCCCTTCAACCTGCAGCACTacagcccctcctcctcctacccGGCCATCTCCAGGGCGCAGCAGTACGACTACCCCGAGCACCAGGGGGGCagcaccgccgccgccgccgcctcctaCTACAGCCACGCGGGGGCGGGGCAGGGCTCGGGGCTGTACTCGACTTTCAGCTACATGAGCAGCCCCAGCCAGAGGCCCATGTATACGCCCATAGCCGACAACACAGGGGTGCCCTCCATCCCTCAGAGCAGCCCACAGCACTGGGAGCAGGCTCCGGTTTACACCCAGCTCACCAGGCCCTGA
- the sox9a gene encoding transcription factor SOX-9a isoform X8 yields the protein MNLLDPYLKMTEEQDKCLSDAPSPSMSEDSAGSPCPSGSGSDTENTRPSENGLLRADGDFKKDEEDKFPACIRDAVSQVLKGYDWTLVPMPVRVNGSSKNKPHVKRPMNAFMVWAQAARRKLADQYPHLHNAELSKTLGKLWRLLNEGEKRPFVEEAERLRVQHKKDHPDYKYQPRRRKSVKNGQSESEDGSEQTHISPNAIFKALQQADSPASSMGEVHSPGEHTGSQGPPTPPTTPKTDVSSGKMDLKREGGLRSLAEGPGGRQLNIDFRDVDIGELSSDVISHIETFDVNEFDQYLPPNGHPGSATGPGNTTPVSYTGSYSISSGAPAAQSQHRTQIKTEQLSPSHYSEQQGSPQHVAYSPFNLQHYSPSSSYPAISRAQQYDYPEHQGGSTAAAAASYYSHAGAGQGSGLYSTFSYMSSPSQRPMYTPIADNTGVPSIPQSSPQHWEQAPVYTQLTRP from the exons ATGAATCTCCTCGACCCGTACCTGAAGATGACGGAGGAACAAGACAAGTGTCTCTCTGATGCCCCGAGCCCGAGCATGTCCGAGGACTCCGCGGGCTCTCCGTGCCCATCCGGCTCGGGCTCCGACACCGAGAATACCCGGCCGTCAGAGAACGGGCTGCTCCGGGCGGACGGAGACTTCAAGAAGGACGAGGAAGATAAGTTTCCCGCGTGCATCCGCGACGCCGTGTCCCAGGTGCTCAAGGGCTACGACTGGACCCTCGTGCCTATGCCAGTGCGCGTAAACGGATCCTCTAAGAACAAGCCTCACGTTAAGAGACCGATGAATGCCTTCATGGTGTGGGCTCAGGCTGCGCGCAGGAAGCTGGCGGACCAGTACCCACACCTGCACAACGCGGAGCTGAGCAAGACTCTGGGGAAACTCTGGAG ACTTCTCAACGAAGGCGAGAAGCGGCCGTTTGTGGAGGAGGCCGAGCGGCTCCGGGTGCAGCACAAGAAGGATCACCCGGACTACAAATACCAGCCCCGGCGGAGGAAGTCGGTGAAGAACGGGCAGAGCGAGTCGGAGGACGGCAGCGAGCAGACGCACATTTCCCCCAACGCCATCTTCAAAGCTCTCCAGCAGGCGGACTCCCCGGCCTCCAGCATGGGAGAGGTGCACTCTCCGGGTGAGCACACAG GCTCCCAGGGGCCCCCTACCCCTCCCACCACCCCAAAGACTGATGTCAGCTCAGGCAAAATGGACCTTAAGCGTGAAGGTGGCCTCCGCTCTCTGGCCGAGGGCCCTGGCGGGCGCCAGCTCAACATCGACTTCCGCGACGTGGACATCGGGGAGCTGAGCAGCGACGTCATCTCCCACATTGAGACCTTTGATGTCAACGAGTTCGACCAGTACCTCCCACCCAACGGGCACCCTGGTTCTGCCACCGGCCCTGGCAACACCACGCCAGTCAGCTACACCGGCTCCTACAGCATCAGCAGCGGCGCCCCC GCAGCTCAGTCCCAGCACAGGACCCAGATCAAGACGGAGCAGCTGAGCCCGAGCcactacagtgagcagcaggGCTCCCCGCAGCACGTCGCCTACAGCCCCTTCAACCTGCAGCACTacagcccctcctcctcctacccGGCCATCTCCAGGGCGCAGCAGTACGACTACCCCGAGCACCAGGGGGGCagcaccgccgccgccgccgcctcctaCTACAGCCACGCGGGGGCGGGGCAGGGCTCGGGGCTGTACTCGACTTTCAGCTACATGAGCAGCCCCAGCCAGAGGCCCATGTATACGCCCATAGCCGACAACACAGGGGTGCCCTCCATCCCTCAGAGCAGCCCACAGCACTGGGAGCAGGCTCCGGTTTACACCCAGCTCACCAGGCCCTGA
- the sox9a gene encoding transcription factor SOX-9a isoform X7, whose translation MNLLDPYLKMTEEQDKCLSDAPSPSMSEDSAGSPCPSGSGSDTENTRPSENGLLRADGDFKKDEEDKFPACIRDAVSQVLKGYDWTLVPMPVRVNGSSKNKPHVKRPMNAFMVWAQAARRKLADQYPHLHNAELSKTLGKLWRLLNEGEKRPFVEEAERLRVQHKKDHPDYKYQPRRRKSVKNGQSESEDGSEQTHISPNAIFKALQQADSPASSMGEVHSPGEHTGSQGPPTPPTTPKTDVSSGKMDLKREGGLRSLAEGPGGRQLNIDFRDVDIGELSSDVISHIETFDVNEFDQYLPPNGHPGSATGPVAWMAKSQNQQGQQQQQQQQHTLTTLGSGGGGSEAAQSQHRTQIKTEQLSPSHYSEQQGSPQHVAYSPFNLQHYSPSSSYPAISRAQQYDYPEHQGGSTAAAAASYYSHAGAGQGSGLYSTFSYMSSPSQRPMYTPIADNTGVPSIPQSSPQHWEQAPVYTQLTRP comes from the exons ATGAATCTCCTCGACCCGTACCTGAAGATGACGGAGGAACAAGACAAGTGTCTCTCTGATGCCCCGAGCCCGAGCATGTCCGAGGACTCCGCGGGCTCTCCGTGCCCATCCGGCTCGGGCTCCGACACCGAGAATACCCGGCCGTCAGAGAACGGGCTGCTCCGGGCGGACGGAGACTTCAAGAAGGACGAGGAAGATAAGTTTCCCGCGTGCATCCGCGACGCCGTGTCCCAGGTGCTCAAGGGCTACGACTGGACCCTCGTGCCTATGCCAGTGCGCGTAAACGGATCCTCTAAGAACAAGCCTCACGTTAAGAGACCGATGAATGCCTTCATGGTGTGGGCTCAGGCTGCGCGCAGGAAGCTGGCGGACCAGTACCCACACCTGCACAACGCGGAGCTGAGCAAGACTCTGGGGAAACTCTGGAG ACTTCTCAACGAAGGCGAGAAGCGGCCGTTTGTGGAGGAGGCCGAGCGGCTCCGGGTGCAGCACAAGAAGGATCACCCGGACTACAAATACCAGCCCCGGCGGAGGAAGTCGGTGAAGAACGGGCAGAGCGAGTCGGAGGACGGCAGCGAGCAGACGCACATTTCCCCCAACGCCATCTTCAAAGCTCTCCAGCAGGCGGACTCCCCGGCCTCCAGCATGGGAGAGGTGCACTCTCCGGGTGAGCACACAG GCTCCCAGGGGCCCCCTACCCCTCCCACCACCCCAAAGACTGATGTCAGCTCAGGCAAAATGGACCTTAAGCGTGAAGGTGGCCTCCGCTCTCTGGCCGAGGGCCCTGGCGGGCGCCAGCTCAACATCGACTTCCGCGACGTGGACATCGGGGAGCTGAGCAGCGACGTCATCTCCCACATTGAGACCTTTGATGTCAACGAGTTCGACCAGTACCTCCCACCCAACGGGCACCCTGGTTCTGCCACCGGCCCTG TCGCCTGGATGGCCAAAAGCCAAAATCAGcagggacagcagcagcagcagcagcagcagcacacccTGACCACCCTGGGGAGCGGTGGCGGCGGCTCAGAGGCAGCTCAGTCCCAGCACAGGACCCAGATCAAGACGGAGCAGCTGAGCCCGAGCcactacagtgagcagcaggGCTCCCCGCAGCACGTCGCCTACAGCCCCTTCAACCTGCAGCACTacagcccctcctcctcctacccGGCCATCTCCAGGGCGCAGCAGTACGACTACCCCGAGCACCAGGGGGGCagcaccgccgccgccgccgcctcctaCTACAGCCACGCGGGGGCGGGGCAGGGCTCGGGGCTGTACTCGACTTTCAGCTACATGAGCAGCCCCAGCCAGAGGCCCATGTATACGCCCATAGCCGACAACACAGGGGTGCCCTCCATCCCTCAGAGCAGCCCACAGCACTGGGAGCAGGCTCCGGTTTACACCCAGCTCACCAGGCCCTGA
- the sox9a gene encoding transcription factor SOX-9a isoform X5, translated as MNLLDPYLKMTEEQDKCLSDAPSPSMSEDSAGSPCPSGSGSDTENTRPSENGLLRADGDFKKDEEDKFPACIRDAVSQVLKGYDWTLVPMPVRVNGSSKNKPHVKRPMNAFMVWAQAARRKLADQYPHLHNAELSKTLGKLWRLLNEGEKRPFVEEAERLRVQHKKDHPDYKYQPRRRKSVKNGQSESEDGSEQTHISPNAIFKALQQADSPASSMGEVHSPGEHTGSQGPPTPPTTPKTDVSSGKMDLKREGGLRSLAEGPGGRQLNIDFRDVDIGELSSDVISHIETFDVNEFDQYLPPNGHPGSATGPGNTTPQAGVAWMAKSQNQQGQQQQQQQQHTLTTLGSGGGGSEAAQSQHRTQIKTEQLSPSHYSEQQGSPQHVAYSPFNLQHYSPSSSYPAISRAQQYDYPEHQGGSTAAAAASYYSHAGAGQGSGLYSTFSYMSSPSQRPMYTPIADNTGVPSIPQSSPQHWEQAPVYTQLTRP; from the exons ATGAATCTCCTCGACCCGTACCTGAAGATGACGGAGGAACAAGACAAGTGTCTCTCTGATGCCCCGAGCCCGAGCATGTCCGAGGACTCCGCGGGCTCTCCGTGCCCATCCGGCTCGGGCTCCGACACCGAGAATACCCGGCCGTCAGAGAACGGGCTGCTCCGGGCGGACGGAGACTTCAAGAAGGACGAGGAAGATAAGTTTCCCGCGTGCATCCGCGACGCCGTGTCCCAGGTGCTCAAGGGCTACGACTGGACCCTCGTGCCTATGCCAGTGCGCGTAAACGGATCCTCTAAGAACAAGCCTCACGTTAAGAGACCGATGAATGCCTTCATGGTGTGGGCTCAGGCTGCGCGCAGGAAGCTGGCGGACCAGTACCCACACCTGCACAACGCGGAGCTGAGCAAGACTCTGGGGAAACTCTGGAG ACTTCTCAACGAAGGCGAGAAGCGGCCGTTTGTGGAGGAGGCCGAGCGGCTCCGGGTGCAGCACAAGAAGGATCACCCGGACTACAAATACCAGCCCCGGCGGAGGAAGTCGGTGAAGAACGGGCAGAGCGAGTCGGAGGACGGCAGCGAGCAGACGCACATTTCCCCCAACGCCATCTTCAAAGCTCTCCAGCAGGCGGACTCCCCGGCCTCCAGCATGGGAGAGGTGCACTCTCCGGGTGAGCACACAG GCTCCCAGGGGCCCCCTACCCCTCCCACCACCCCAAAGACTGATGTCAGCTCAGGCAAAATGGACCTTAAGCGTGAAGGTGGCCTCCGCTCTCTGGCCGAGGGCCCTGGCGGGCGCCAGCTCAACATCGACTTCCGCGACGTGGACATCGGGGAGCTGAGCAGCGACGTCATCTCCCACATTGAGACCTTTGATGTCAACGAGTTCGACCAGTACCTCCCACCCAACGGGCACCCTGGTTCTGCCACCGGCCCTGGCAACACCAC CCCGCAGGCGGGAGTCGCCTGGATGGCCAAAAGCCAAAATCAGcagggacagcagcagcagcagcagcagcagcacacccTGACCACCCTGGGGAGCGGTGGCGGCGGCTCAGAGGCAGCTCAGTCCCAGCACAGGACCCAGATCAAGACGGAGCAGCTGAGCCCGAGCcactacagtgagcagcaggGCTCCCCGCAGCACGTCGCCTACAGCCCCTTCAACCTGCAGCACTacagcccctcctcctcctacccGGCCATCTCCAGGGCGCAGCAGTACGACTACCCCGAGCACCAGGGGGGCagcaccgccgccgccgccgcctcctaCTACAGCCACGCGGGGGCGGGGCAGGGCTCGGGGCTGTACTCGACTTTCAGCTACATGAGCAGCCCCAGCCAGAGGCCCATGTATACGCCCATAGCCGACAACACAGGGGTGCCCTCCATCCCTCAGAGCAGCCCACAGCACTGGGAGCAGGCTCCGGTTTACACCCAGCTCACCAGGCCCTGA
- the sox9a gene encoding transcription factor SOX-9a isoform X1 — MNLLDPYLKMTEEQDKCLSDAPSPSMSEDSAGSPCPSGSGSDTENTRPSENGLLRADGDFKKDEEDKFPACIRDAVSQVLKGYDWTLVPMPVRVNGSSKNKPHVKRPMNAFMVWAQAARRKLADQYPHLHNAELSKTLGKLWRLLNEGEKRPFVEEAERLRVQHKKDHPDYKYQPRRRKSVKNGQSESEDGSEQTHISPNAIFKALQQADSPASSMGEVHSPGEHTGSQGPPTPPTTPKTDVSSGKMDLKREGGLRSLAEGPGGRQLNIDFRDVDIGELSSDVISHIETFDVNEFDQYLPPNGHPVSYTGSYSISSGAPVSPQAGVAWMAKSQNQQGQQQQQQQQHTLTTLGSGGGGSEAAQSQHRTQIKTEQLSPSHYSEQQGSPQHVAYSPFNLQHYSPSSSYPAISRAQQYDYPEHQGGSTAAAAASYYSHAGAGQGSGLYSTFSYMSSPSQRPMYTPIADNTGVPSIPQSSPQHWEQAPVYTQLTRP; from the exons ATGAATCTCCTCGACCCGTACCTGAAGATGACGGAGGAACAAGACAAGTGTCTCTCTGATGCCCCGAGCCCGAGCATGTCCGAGGACTCCGCGGGCTCTCCGTGCCCATCCGGCTCGGGCTCCGACACCGAGAATACCCGGCCGTCAGAGAACGGGCTGCTCCGGGCGGACGGAGACTTCAAGAAGGACGAGGAAGATAAGTTTCCCGCGTGCATCCGCGACGCCGTGTCCCAGGTGCTCAAGGGCTACGACTGGACCCTCGTGCCTATGCCAGTGCGCGTAAACGGATCCTCTAAGAACAAGCCTCACGTTAAGAGACCGATGAATGCCTTCATGGTGTGGGCTCAGGCTGCGCGCAGGAAGCTGGCGGACCAGTACCCACACCTGCACAACGCGGAGCTGAGCAAGACTCTGGGGAAACTCTGGAG ACTTCTCAACGAAGGCGAGAAGCGGCCGTTTGTGGAGGAGGCCGAGCGGCTCCGGGTGCAGCACAAGAAGGATCACCCGGACTACAAATACCAGCCCCGGCGGAGGAAGTCGGTGAAGAACGGGCAGAGCGAGTCGGAGGACGGCAGCGAGCAGACGCACATTTCCCCCAACGCCATCTTCAAAGCTCTCCAGCAGGCGGACTCCCCGGCCTCCAGCATGGGAGAGGTGCACTCTCCGGGTGAGCACACAG GCTCCCAGGGGCCCCCTACCCCTCCCACCACCCCAAAGACTGATGTCAGCTCAGGCAAAATGGACCTTAAGCGTGAAGGTGGCCTCCGCTCTCTGGCCGAGGGCCCTGGCGGGCGCCAGCTCAACATCGACTTCCGCGACGTGGACATCGGGGAGCTGAGCAGCGACGTCATCTCCCACATTGAGACCTTTGATGTCAACGAGTTCGACCAGTACCTCCCACCCAACGGGCACCCTG TCAGCTACACCGGCTCCTACAGCATCAGCAGCGGCGCCCCCGTCAGCCCGCAGGCGGGAGTCGCCTGGATGGCCAAAAGCCAAAATCAGcagggacagcagcagcagcagcagcagcagcacacccTGACCACCCTGGGGAGCGGTGGCGGCGGCTCAGAGGCAGCTCAGTCCCAGCACAGGACCCAGATCAAGACGGAGCAGCTGAGCCCGAGCcactacagtgagcagcaggGCTCCCCGCAGCACGTCGCCTACAGCCCCTTCAACCTGCAGCACTacagcccctcctcctcctacccGGCCATCTCCAGGGCGCAGCAGTACGACTACCCCGAGCACCAGGGGGGCagcaccgccgccgccgccgcctcctaCTACAGCCACGCGGGGGCGGGGCAGGGCTCGGGGCTGTACTCGACTTTCAGCTACATGAGCAGCCCCAGCCAGAGGCCCATGTATACGCCCATAGCCGACAACACAGGGGTGCCCTCCATCCCTCAGAGCAGCCCACAGCACTGGGAGCAGGCTCCGGTTTACACCCAGCTCACCAGGCCCTGA